A window of the Budorcas taxicolor isolate Tak-1 chromosome 10, Takin1.1, whole genome shotgun sequence genome harbors these coding sequences:
- the LOC128054572 gene encoding ribonuclease pancreatic, with the protein MAPKSLVLLSLLVLVGVQPSLGKESAAAKFERQHMDSSTSSASSSNYCNQMMKSRNLTQNRCKPVNTFVHESLANVQAVCSQKNVACKNGQTNCYQSYSTMSITDCRETGSSKYPNCAYKTTQAEKHIIVACEGNPYVPVHFDASV; encoded by the coding sequence ATGGCTCCGAAGTCCCTGGTCCTGTTGTCACTGTTGGTCCTGGTGGGGGTCCAGCCTTCCCTGGGCAAGGAATCTGCAGCCGCCAAGTTTGAGCGGCAGCACATGGATTCCAGCACTTCCTCTGCCAGCAGCTCCAACTACTGCAACCAGATGATGAAGAGCCGGAACCTGACCCAAAATCGATGCAAGCCAGTGAACACCTTCGTGCATGAGTCCCTGGCCAATGTCCAGGCCGTGTGCTCCCAGAAAAATGTTGCCTGCAAGAATGGGCAGACCAATTGCTACCAGAGCTACTCCACCATGAGCATCACAGACTGCCGTGAGACCGGCAGCTCCAAGTACCCCAACTGTGCCTACAAGACCACCCAGGCGGAGAAACACATCATAGTGGCTTGTGAGGGGAACCCATACGTGCCAGTCCACTTCGATGCTTCAGTGTAG